In the Microcoleus sp. AS-A8 genome, TCTGGCTCTAGACGGTGGCAGCGATGGTCTAGACTGCATTCGGCACCTGATTAAAACCTCTCCCAACTATCTGCGTCCAGGCGGTGTCTGGCTAATTGAAATGATGGCAGGACAAGCCGATGCAGTCACTCAGTTGCTAGAGCAGCAAGGCAGCTATTCCCAGATTCAGATTGTTTCCGATTTGGCAGGCATTGACCGCTTCGCTCTGGCTTATCGAAGTGAGAGGGTTCAAACTTGAGGGTTGAAGGTGGGAAAGTTGGGAAGGTTTGGATAATCATCGACAACCTGCTAACCTGCAACTTTCAACCTTCTAACTTTCAACCCATTGACGAATGACTCAAGTTTCTCTGTCCGCTTTGGTGACTGGCGCAAGCACCGGTCAGTTAGTCAGCTTTCCCACAGATACGGTACCTGCCCTAGCCGTGCAACCTGAGCGCTCAGACTTGATATTTGCCGCCAAGCAGCGCTCTCAAGAGAAACCCTTGATTTTAATGGGGGCATCGCCCGCCGCTCTCTGGCCTTTTGTGCAAGGTACGGCGACCGAAATGGAGATTTGGCAGCAAGTTGCTCAAAAATACTGGCCAGGAGCACTCACATTGGTCTTGCCTGCCTCAGCCAAAGTCCCGGCTGCCATGAACCCGACTGACCCCACCACCATCGGCATACGAGTGCCAAACTCTAGAATTGCGATCGCGATTTTGTCCCAAACTGGGCCTTTGGCAACCACCAGCGCCAATCGATCGGGTGAGCCTCCCTTGCAAACGATGGCAGAAATAGAGACCTATTTTCCTGCGGTTCTCACCCTTGAGAGTCCTGAATTGGAAGCCGCTCAAATTAGCACGACGGGAGTTCCTTCGACGGTTGCCAAGTGGACGACTAGCGGCTGGAAGATTTTACGCCAAGGAAGCATTCAACTAGAAAGCACATAGAGAGTACAAAGCCTTAATACGGCTTGTGTACCCAGGCTGAAAGTTCTCTAGGAACTGCAAAAAACTCGCTATGCTTGAGAAGATTTTACTGTTCAGCAGGGCAGGGCAGGGTCTATATTGAATTTTCGTTGAGAGGCATAAGCGTAATGGAGCTAATCTTTTTGCTATTGGGCGTCGGGTTAGGGTTTTTGGGAAGCCGTATGACCCGCTCTGTCCCACAACCTGTGATTTCCACCCCATCTTTACCTCAACAGACACCCATGAATGATCTCCCGTCTCCCAAAGCGCACATCGAGCCTGCACTAGAGGAACCCAAACCTCTCCTAGAGGAGAGCCAGCCTGCACTGGAAGAACAAAAGCCTCTCCCCAATGACATTGAGCCTCTGAAGGAAGACTCAAAGCCTCTTGAAGTCAACACTGAGCCGCTTGAAGAACAACTCAAGCAAACCCAACTCGCTTACGCCATGGCCAAGGAAATGAGCCAGTTTAAAGGGGGATTTTTGGCCAGGACGGCTCATGAGTTGCGATCGCCTCTGAGTAGTTTAATCGGTATGCATCAGCTAATTTTGTCTGATTTGTGTGACTCGCCAGAGGAAGAACGAGAATTTGTGGCTCAAGCCAACAATTCAGCCCTAAAAATGGTGAAAATTTTAGACGAGGTGATTACGGTATCGAAAATTGAACACGGCAGCAATCGTTTAGACATTCACCCCTTGCCGTTAACGCAGATTTTTGAAGAGGTTCAAGGTCTAACCCACATGCAGGCGACTAATAGCAATCTTCAGTTTGAAGTCGTTCCGCCTGACCCAGAAATTTATGTTTTAGCAGACTCACGTCGTTTCCGGCAGGTCTTAGTGGCTATTGTAGACAGCGCTATTACGAAGTTAGCCGACCTTAAAGAAGGCAGTATTAAGATTTCCGCTTCTAGAGTCCCAGACTCTCAAGAAGCTCGCATCTGGATTGATGTTAACACTCCAACCAGTGCCTGGAGTGAAGTGGTCGATTTACTTTCTACGACGCCTGAGGTGGAAAAGTCAGCCATCCAATCGGCTGAACTTTCACCAGGGCTGACCTTATTGATGGCTCAAACCCTGGTCGAAGTGATGCAAGGAAAGCTGGAAGTGCTATCGGTTTCGGATGAAGAACTCGCCGCAACCTCAGCCACGGACAACTTTATCCGACTTCAATGTTCTATGCCCCTAGCGATTCCTGAGCCTGTAGAGCAGGCGTTGGCATAGAGCGGTGTATGGGCTGGTTATACAACACCATTGTGGTTGTGGAATTTGTCTCAAAACCAATGCGCTCGTAGAAACTTTGTTGATGGGTGGTCATTAGGTAGACTCGCTCTACCCGGTTCATGCGGGGATGGGATAGGACTGTTTCTACTAACTTACGACCTAAACCTACACCGCGATAGTCCGGGTGAATCACTACATCCCAAATTGTGCCTCGGTAAATACCATCTGAGGTTGCCCGTGAAAAACCAATGAGCTGTTCACCGTCCCAAACGCTGATCACGGGTTCGCTGTTGGCGATCGCTATTTTCAACTCGTCAATTTTTCGCTCTTTTGCCCAAAACGCTCCCAAGCCGAATAGTGCTTGAAGTTGATGATAATCGATTTGAGATTTGCGATCACAAAATTGAATATGGCGGCAATCCATTCCAAAATTCCTTCTGAATATTAAAAAATGTACCTGGTGAGGGATGCCAGAATTTTTTGTGCCTGATCAGAAAGAGTTGCCTAAACTTGCGAAATTATACTCAGGCACAATTTATTATTGTAACGATTCCCAACATTTGTGGAACATAGAAGCCTTTTTTTGTTATGAGTTCCTAACATTATCAGGAAGCTATTGTTCCTTGAGCGCAGTACACCTGAGAGTGAGTAAGGATGAGTGAGCTTCCTCTTTTTGGTAGAAGTAGACGTAAATCATCGGTTGATACTGTGGAGATGAGTTCTACGGATATAGACTATGACCTCAAACCCCAGTACAGCCCCTCGTCTCAAGGAAATTTTCCGAGCTATTCTTTCGGTATCCATCATCGTGGTGGGGATTACACACTTTGTCAAACCCCTAGAATACGCCTCGATTGTCCCGCCTCAATTTGGGGATAGGTTGGCGATGGTTTACATCAGTGGCTTCTTTGAGATTTTGGGAGGCATTGGTTTAGTCATTCCATTTGTTAGTGTTGCGGCAGCTTGGGGACTGATCGCACTGTTCATTGCCGTATTTCCAGCTAACATCTACCAGGCGATTCATAGCATTCCCATTGAGGGCATTCCTCATCATCCTTTGTTTTATTGGTTCAGGCTTCCGTTTCAGGCGGTTTTTATTGCTTGGGCTTGGTTGTATACGAAAAAACCAGAGAAGCAACCCGGAGCCTCTAGCGTGGAATCTCTCGTTGAATCGTCTATGAACCGTTAGGTAACCCCAATGCCACAATAAATCTCTACTCTTGGAATGTGCAATTTAGATGATTGTTCGCTGATGAAGCGCTCACGGCAAACATGCTTTTACTCAGGGTAATTAACCGGGCCTCATATTACCTATTACCCAATTTTTCCCTACAAAAAAGTCCGCCGATGCGGACTTTGTAAACCAAAGCAGGAGAATTGTTTTTGAATAGAAGAGGCTTACCTTTTACCCTTGCAGCCAACGAGCAGCATCTTTAGCGTGATAAGTGAGAATTAAATCAGCACCCGCACGCTTGAACCCCGTCAACGTCTCCAGCACCATACGTTGTTCGTCAATCCAGCCATTTAGGGCTGCCGCTTTAACCATCGAATACTCACCAGAGACGTTATAAGCCGCAACTGGTAAGTTGCTGGCTTCCTTAACACGCCAGATGATGTCCATATATGCCAACGCGGGTTTAACCATCAGCATATCCGCCCCCTCAGCAATATCTAATTCGATTTCTTTGAGGGCTTCGCGAGCATTAGCGGGGTCCATTTGGTATGTTCTGCGATCGCCAAATTGGGGCGCTGAATCGGCAGCATCTCGAAATGGGCCATAGTACGACGAGGCATACTTAGCGGCATAGGAAAGAATCGGCGTCTCCTCAAACCCAGCCTCATCCAATCCTGCCCGAATCGCCTGCACGAAGCCGTCCATCATCCCTGAAGGCGCAATGATATCGGCACCCGCCTTCGCTTGGGACACGGCTGTTTTCTTCAGCAATTCCAATGTGGGGTCATTCAGGACACGACCCGTCAAATCACCGACTTCCAAGTAACCACAATGACCGTGACTGGTATATTCACACAAACAAGTATCAGCGATCACCACCAAATCGGGCACAGCTTCTTTCACGGCTGTCGCGGCTTTCTGCACCATGCCGCAATCATGCCATGCGCCCGTGGCATCTGTGTCTTTATCTTCAGGAATACCGAATAGAATAATCGAGGGAATGCCAAGGTCGTAAACTTCCTTAGCCTCTTCAACGATTTTGTCGATCGATAATTGGTAAACTCCAGGCATGGAGCGGACTTCATTCGCGATACCAGTACCCGGTACGGCGAATAGAGGGTAAATCAAATCATCAGTGGTTAAAACATTCTCACGCACCATCCGGCGTAGAGGGGCTGTTTTGCGGAGACGGCGAGGACGATGGGTTGGGAACATAGGGCTAAGACTTGAAAAACTAACGGACTGGGGAATAAAAGACAAAAAGACTCTGGGAAATGGGCAATGTTTTAACAGTTTAAAGCTTCGTTTTCTCGTCTTACTCTCAGAATAGGTTACATTCTGTTAAATTTTGCTGGACGACTGGAATACAATTTGGCTAGCCCTCAACGCCTGTGTCAGCCTTGTTAGAGGCTTTGGCATTGATGGGTTGAGCGGTCTAAGTTTATATTTCGTTACATCTCTAGGCCATTTTCTTCCTAAAATTTCTCCTATCCCCGTCTCATCTTTGGGCTTTGAGGTTTGATGATACAGCCAAGTGAAAATTAGCCTAGCGGCGTGGAATGAGCATCGCCTGCGTAGGGAACTCTCGATTGACAACGCTCCAGATAGATTTGAGCCACTCTATCCCTTGGGTTAATTTTCAAGACACCTGTCAACAGTTCTGCCGCCTCACTTTTTAAACCCAGATTGTAGAGCCACAGAGCCTGCTCAAAACTAACTTTTGTGGCTAATTTTCCCTGTCTAATTTCTGGCTCATCTCCATCAAAAACTTCAAAGACGGCTACAGCTTGAGACTTTCCCTTCACTTTAACTTGCTCAATAAAGCGGATACTATAGTTCGTCGGGTTTTGGAAATTCGCTAAAGTATGATGAGAGATTAATAAGGACACACCATAATGTTTGGTCAGGTTTTCTAGACGCGAAGCGATGTTGACCGCATCACTAATTACCGTACCATCCATTCGATTTTTTCCCCCTACGGTTCCTAGCATCAAAGAACCTGTATTAATGCCAATACCAATTTTGAGCGGGATATAGCCAGAATTGGCGCGATGTTGATTATATTCTGTCAACCGATGCAGCATGGTAATTCCAGCTTTCACTGCATCATCAGCACTGCCGCTGAACAGAGCCATAATCCCATCACCAATGTATTTATCAATAAACCCCTGATTCTCGACAATCACGGATTCCATGCGAGATAGATAGGCATTAATAAACTTAAAAGTATCCTCCGGTTTCATACTCTCTGAGAGAGTCGTAAAAGAACGAATATCAGAAAACAGAATTGACATTTTTTTCTGAATATGATCGCCCAATTGAACATCAAGAATACTTTCTTTATTTAATAAGTGAAGAAATTGATGAGGCACAAAACGACCATAAGCAACAGCGAGATTAGAGAGGCTTAGATGAGTTTTTATTCTAGCAAAAAGTTCGTTTTTAGAGATAGGTTTTGTCAGATAATCATTAGCACCGACACTAAATCCTTCCACTAGGTCAGTGACTTGATTTTTCGCGGTTAACATCACAACCGGAAGTTCATAAGCCGGAAACTGTTCACGGATCTTTTGGCAAACTTCATAACCCGTCATTCTCGGCATCATGACATCGAGTAAAACGAGATCAGGTTTGAACCCCCGTTCAATCATGGCCAATGCCTCGATGCCATTGGTAGCCTGAGTAATTGCATAATTTTGCAGTGACAGATGGTTGATGAGTACCTGAAGATTGACTGGCTCATCATCCACAATCATAATTTGGAATTGTTGTCCTTGGTCTTGGGTTATTTCTAAGGGTTGGATACTCTCTTCTTGATTAAGTTTAGATATCGGAGGCAACAGGCAGGACGAATAGGACAGACTATTGAGTTCTGAGGACTGACCGAATGCTGCTGTTAGGGTAAACGTAAAGCGTGAACCCACCCCTACCGTTGATTCGACCTGAATAGAGCCTCCATGTAACTCCACTAGCTTTTTAGTCACAGCTAGCCCTAAACCAGTACCTCCGTATTCACGCGCCGTGGAACCATCCCCTTGTTCAAAGGATTCAAAAATTCGGTCTAGTTTATCTTCTGGGATACCAATACCCGTGTCCGAGACGGTAATGGCTAGTTGCTCTTTAAACGTTGAAGGTTGCAGGTTAGAAAGTTGCAGGTTAGGACTTTCAACATTCAACTCTCCAATATCCAACTCTTCTGAGTGACTACTAACTACTGCTGCTGAGATTTCTACCCTACCCTTTTCGGTAAATTTAATCGCATTACCGACTAAGTTGTATAAAATCTGTTGCAAACGGTTCTCATCAGCTTCGGCGGGAGTCAGGTCAGGGGGAATGGCGTTAATGAGCTGCAAATTTTTGCTTTTAATTAGAGGTTGGCTGAGATTGAGTACAACCTCAACAATTTCTCGCATTCCTATAGGTTTAAGTTGCAATTCAATGGTTTTGTGTTTCAGTTTGGAGAAATCAAGAATATCGTTAACGAGAGCGGCTAGGCGACGTCCGCTTTGAGCAATGAGTAATAGATTTTTTTGTTGAAGTTCTGAAAGCTTTCCAGTGGCTCCATCCAGCATTGACTCAGCGATGCCAATCATGCCGTTGAGGGGTGTACGCAGTTCGTGAGAAGTATTCGCTAAAAACTCATCTTTGAGTTCGTCGAGGTGCTGTAAGGCTTCATTTTTTCGTTCTAATTCTTCAGTAAAATGAATCCGTTCAGCTTCAGCTTGTTTGCGTTGAGTGATATCCGTCAAGGCAACAATGGCATAAGCGATCGCCCTTCGGGCGGTGCCTTCAACAATCGCACCCTTTTCATCAAAGATCGGTGTGGCTCTCGCTTCCACCGGAATAATCTGCTCTCCTCGATGAATGGTTAAATCATCAATCGTCAAACTTTCGCCGTTTAAAGCCCGCAAGGCCGGCAGGCGTTCTGTGGGGCATAATTGATCAGTATCGGCGAGATAGATTTGATAAACCTCTGATAATTTTTCGGGTAACTCTTCTGGGATTATGCCCTTGCCTAATATACTTTGGGCTGTAGTATTGGCATAGCAGATTTTGCCTGTTGCATCGTGGACTGTCACGCCGACGGGTACCGCATCGAGGAATTGAGTCAGCCTGCTCTCACTCTCATGCAATGCCTCATTTAAGGCTTTCATCTCGGCATTATTGGCTTCGAGGGTGGTAAATAGCTGTTTCAACTGCCCCGACATAGTACCAAAGGACTTAGCGAGTTCTCCTAGTTCATCGGAGCGTTTTATTTCTACCAACTGCTCCCATTTACCTTGAGCAAGAGCTTTAGCCGCTGCGTTTAAGCGCAGAATCGGTCTTGTAACCCATTGCGCCGTAAGAATGCAGAAAATGATGGCGACCACCAATGCAGCCAAACATAACGCGATGGTGGTGTGGGTGTTGGCGTTGATTTGCGCCATAAAGTCGGCTTCTGGCACTACCACCACGATGAGCCAATCCAGGCCCAGCTGATCTTGCCAGGGGGTAACCTGGATAAATTGGCGTTGACCGGCAATCTTGAAATTGAGTTGTTGGCTCCTGTCAATCTTACGCAGGTTACTAAAATGTCGGGTCAAATACTGAGTTGTTAATCGAATTAAGGGGTCTTTACTTTCGGCTGCCTTGACTCTTTTCGCCTCACCATTAACGACCTTGAAAGGTCGTTCGCTCGTGGAACTGGCTACCAAGAGTCCGTCACGTTCCAAAATAAACGTCTTTCCCGATTTGCTCACCTTTAAGTTGCTCAAGTAATAACTAATCTGGGAAAGCAGATGGTCGATACCGAGTACGCCGACAATCTTCTTTTTTTGGTTGTAGATCGGATAACTAGCAGAAATTGATATGATATCCGGCTTATCTTCCCATGGGTAAATTTGACTCCATGTCGGTTTACCCGCTTTCACGGCATCCGTATACCACGCCTCCGTGTGCGGGTTCCAGTCTTTGACTCCCTGAAGTTTCGTGCGATTTCCCTGGTTATCTGTCTCGTAGATGTAGAGTTTACCAGGGTTAGATGAGGAAACTTCATTGAGCAGCAGGCTACCATTTTCTAGGCGTTCGACTCCAATATATTCACCTTTGATGTTGCCGTAGCAAATGTAGCCCACATCAAACACCTTCATTTGTTTCCAAAAGTAGCGTCCTGTACTTTGGAAGTCAGAGATGCTCAATAAGCCTAAATCAATGGCATCCCGATTAATTTGATTAATCTGAGGAGGGGTAGCAAAATAAGTATCGAGATGTTGATCGATGCGATCGCTAATTTCACTGCGTAACCGGCTGGCGAGGTCGTTTACCGCTTTCTGCCCGTTCATAAACGAAAGATACCCCACAAGACCCACTGCCCCAACAATTTGCACAACGAAGGGGACAATTAGGACAGTTCGCAAGGGAACTTTTCCGGAAACTTTAGCAAATAAGCGGTTTAGAGAGCGTAGTGACATCGGGGCGTGCATCAGTGCGCTTCTGAATCAGGAGCGCTCAAGAGAGGGCAAGATTTACACCATTGAGCTATTCATACCAATATCTCTAGATACGTGCTACAGCTACTTTTCTTTCTCCCCCTTGTTAAGCCGGAGCTTTAGTCAGGATTAGGCGGAGCGATATGTAGCACCTCAAAAGCGAAATGGTATGAGTACACTATTCAGAGAATTTGTGCAGCATCCCTGATCATTTGCTGCGATGCCCCTACCTCCCATTGTCGCTTGCCCAGCCCAGCAATGACTTCCTTCATTTTTATCAACATTTCTTAAAGATTTACGACAAAAAAAGCACCCACGAGGGGTGCAGTTGCTGTTAAGCCACAAAAATTACTCGTTAAGAAATTTAAGCCTCAGCAGTTGCCATCTCTGCTTCAGCAGGGACTTGAGCCGCGACGGGGTAAACGCTGACTTTTTTACGGGTTCTATCTTTTCTCTCGAAGGTGACGACGCCATCAATCAGCGCAAACAAGGTGTCATCGCTACCGCGACCCACATTGACACCTGGGTGAAACTTGGTACCGCGCTGACGGATCAAGATGTTACCAGCTTTGACGACCTGACCCCCGAAGCGTTTAACGCCTAAGCGCTGAGCATTCGAGTCACGACCGTTACGAGTACTACCTGTTCCTTTCTTATGAGCCATAGTGTCCTGAGTAAGTGTTGTTTACAGTCAGCTTAAACCGTAGAGGTGTAACCCATGCCCACCCCTACTCGGATTGAAGCCTATTTCTATTGTGAAGTAGCTTCGGTTAATTCCTCAGTGCTGGGTGCTTCAGTTGTGGTTTGAGCTGTGACAGGTGTCTCGTTTTGCTCCTGTGAAGAGGAAGCGACAACAGAACCATTCATAGTGATGGAATTAATCATCAAGCGGGTAATTTCCTGCCGATGTCCCCGCTTCTTGCGAGTCTTCTTCTTGGGCTTCATCTTGTAGACGAGGATTTTGCGACCGCGAAAGTGCCGCAACACCGTACCCTCGACGGCTGCCCCCTCAACGAAAGGCTGACCGATTGTCAGTTCACCATTATGCTGAACGAGCAAAACGTTATTAATGGTGACGTTCTCTTCGGGTTGGACAGCTAACAGTTCAATGTCATAAAAGCGACCGGGTTCTACTCGCACTTGCTTGCCACCGGTTTCGATAATTGCATAACTCATGGGATTGTCCTTGAAGGGTTGCCGTACAGGTAGCTGGCTGATCAGGCGCACGAGACGCTTTAATCATGTTTTCCAGCTTTTGATATGTCTCAACCTGATCCGAGCAGGTAAGAGCAGACAATCTCTCATCTTACCTTGATTATTGGGCTATGTGTCAAGTCATTCTGATCAGTCGGACAACAGTATCTCTCGTTAAGTCAACAACCACACCCACTTTCTGGGCGTGGTTTCTCGCAGGAAGCTCATGAACTTGAGATGGATTTGGGTGTGATTCAGGACGTTACGCTTTGAGGAAACTCAACTCCGAACAAACAAAAAAATCACCAAGCTCTAATTACTCCTCACTTCGTCTTTCTTAAAAAACAATTCTCTTTAGTTACTAAGAAAGCCAATTTTAGGGAGGGATGGCTAAAAGTACTGAATTACATCAGTAAAGTTAAGCATTGGGATAGATGCATTCATCATTTACTAATTGGTAATCTGCACATATAAGATCAAGCGCGAGGCAGGACAGATGACCTGATCGAGAGTTGCTTTTCCACTCTTGTTGAGTAACTTGCAAGGTTACTGCAAAGCCTCTAAGGAGGAAAAAATGTGGGTGGAAAGACTAGCGCGATTGGGCTATACCGCGAAGGGAATTGTATATGCAATTATTGGAGTGTTGGCAGTACAAGCTGCCTTTGGCACAGGTGGTAAAACGACCGATCAAAAAGGTGCTTTAGGAGAGATTGCCACACAACCATTTGGCAAGTTCTTGTTAGTGTTAATGGCGTTGGGTTTAATTGGATATGTGATTTGGCGGTTCGTTGAGGCTGTTCAAGACCCCGAACACAAAGGTAATGATGCTAAAGGTTTGGCAACACGTCTTGGTGCGGGGATTAGCGGGATAATTTATGCAAGTTTAGCCTTTAGTGCGCTTCGGCTAGCGATGGGTTCGGCTGCTAGTAGTAGTAATTCAACCCAAGATTGGACAGCACGCTTGATGTCGCAACCCTTTGGTCAATGGTTGGTTGGTCTTGGCGGCGCTTTGGTCATTGGTCTTGGCTTTTACCAATTTTACAAAGCCTACAAAGCCAAATTTCGTAAACATTTGAAGTTGCAGGAAATGAGTCCTACCGAAGAAACTTGGGCGACGCGCCTGGGTCGATTTGGCGAGGCCGCACGAGGCGTTGTCTTTGTGATTACCGGTTTTTTCCTGCTAGAGGCTGCACGTCAGTCAGATCCAAACCAAGCGCGAGGACTGGATGGAGCATTACAATCTTTAGCACAGCAGCCATATGGCCCTTGGCTATTGGGAATTGTTGCCCTTGGTCTTGTGGCTTATGGAATTCATATGGGGGTACAGGCGCGATATCGTCGGATCAATGCCTGAATCAAGCTGATAACTCCATGGGAGTTTAGAGAATTTAGATTTTGCGATTGGGTGCTGGTAACTGACCAGCAACTAACGAGCACCAAAAATTTCTCCCAAGGCTTGAAAGATATCTAAATAAAAGTTTCCCTGCATTTCACGAAATAATTCAAACGGCGAGTTTGGTCTGCCAAAGAAAGGCCGTAACGTCCAGGCCAACTGTGTACCCACAAAAGCATAAAGAATCAGCCAAAAGCGTAAAATACTCATTCGAGTTTTTAGCCCTTCCTCATCCTCTTTCGACAATAGCTGCATTCCTTGATAAAGGAACTTCACTCCTATAATTCCTGTGATCGCCAAAATCGCTACATTCAATAACTTAAAAAACTGGTAATTATAGGTTGTAATGAGAAAAAATAGCGTAATTGGTGCAAAACTAAAGAGTAAAACACTAATCACAGCGGCAGCCGTCAGGAGCATGACAAAATGCTGTCCTGCCGTTTTCCTCGAACCAAACAGAATATTGAAAAAGTATAAGGTAGGAAAACAAATGATTAGGGTGATTAAGTAGAGTGAGGGAAGTTTAACGGCAGAGGATAAGGCTTGTGCCCAACCATTAAATGAGCCAATAATCGCACCATAGAGGGCAAAAAAGAGGGAACTACAGATGAGCAGAGCCGTACTCTTGCTGCTCAGCTTGACACCGGAACGAATTTCTTCCAGAAATGCGGTGCGATCGCGTAAGAGACCTATTAAGACGCTAAAAGATTTCGTCGCTTGAGATTGACGTTCTATCATCTGCCTGTCACCTAGAACCTAAGGTTAGTTTTAGCCAGAGTTTTCCCTCACCAAAAACCACAAGAGTGACGAGGCGTTTTCCGGAATCTCCCTATTTTTGTGTCCTCTGTGCCTGGAGTGGTTGATTAAAAATAGACTGACGAGGCACATCGAGTAGGCTGCGGAGATTTTGGCGGGTCAGTTATTTTTGCCGGGGTGAACTAGTAATAGTAAGGATTGGCTGGTTTGGCAATTTTTTTGAAGGAAGTCGCCTCAATCACTAGTTGGCGTTTTCCATCCAGAGTTTCGGTAATCATTCGACCTTCCACTTCTTGCCAACTGTCAACGGGATAGGCATCGCGATTGCCATTGAGCTTGACGGGTAATGCAACGGGGTAAGCGTCTGCCGCACAGCAGGTAATCACAAAGCGGGAAATTAACAGATATTGTGAGGGCTGATTGGGAGGATAAACCACAAAGCCTTGGACTTTCACCGGTTGACCTGTGTAGGCATCAGGTTCGGGATAAACCGCAAGCGTCCGTACCCATTCAATCAGCGATCGCTCCTCTGGTCTACTGTTACTGCGAAACGATTGGGGTTGCGTTCGTGTCATGGTGACCGATTCCGTGACACCTCGCTGAATAGCCGTCTGACTCGCAAATACTTGGGGTGTTATCACTAAGCCCAAAATAGCAGCGGCTAATAGCAGAGTCGTACTCCATCCAGGGGGAAACAAGCTGATGTGTTGACCCACTGGCATCATCGGTACCCGTCCGGCAGCCTGTTGACGCACCTGATTGATCAGCTGGGATATTCTCAAAGCTGCCAGTATTAATAGGGCAATACCGGTGGCAACCACCAACCCAAAATAATTCGGGTGAATCAACAAACTTAACTGACCCATCAGCCAATATTTCAGCATCAAAATGCCCCAAGCTGCCAGAGCCAAAATATCTAATAGGGGGAG is a window encoding:
- a CDS encoding DUF1206 domain-containing protein translates to MWVERLARLGYTAKGIVYAIIGVLAVQAAFGTGGKTTDQKGALGEIATQPFGKFLLVLMALGLIGYVIWRFVEAVQDPEHKGNDAKGLATRLGAGISGIIYASLAFSALRLAMGSAASSSNSTQDWTARLMSQPFGQWLVGLGGALVIGLGFYQFYKAYKAKFRKHLKLQEMSPTEETWATRLGRFGEAARGVVFVITGFFLLEAARQSDPNQARGLDGALQSLAQQPYGPWLLGIVALGLVAYGIHMGVQARYRRINA
- a CDS encoding actin-binding WH2 domain-containing protein, with translation MIERQSQATKSFSVLIGLLRDRTAFLEEIRSGVKLSSKSTALLICSSLFFALYGAIIGSFNGWAQALSSAVKLPSLYLITLIICFPTLYFFNILFGSRKTAGQHFVMLLTAAAVISVLLFSFAPITLFFLITTYNYQFFKLLNVAILAITGIIGVKFLYQGMQLLSKEDEEGLKTRMSILRFWLILYAFVGTQLAWTLRPFFGRPNSPFELFREMQGNFYLDIFQALGEIFGAR
- a CDS encoding TIGR03943 family protein, with the translated sequence MSSNQTSRRPRKQRPQFQNLFLPLLDILALAAWGILMLKYWLMGQLSLLIHPNYFGLVVATGIALLILAALRISQLINQVRQQAAGRVPMMPVGQHISLFPPGWSTTLLLAAAILGLVITPQVFASQTAIQRGVTESVTMTRTQPQSFRSNSRPEERSLIEWVRTLAVYPEPDAYTGQPVKVQGFVVYPPNQPSQYLLISRFVITCCAADAYPVALPVKLNGNRDAYPVDSWQEVEGRMITETLDGKRQLVIEATSFKKIAKPANPYYY